AATTTCTATTATTATAGTAATAGACCTATGTGAGTCTATTGACGTTTCTCAGGTTTGAAACCTTCCGCCGAAAACGTTGGTAAGATATAACGCAGATACCTAATAATCGGTTTCAAACTTTGCCAAATTTTGTTTAATTTGTCTATTAATTGTCTCAATAAAAGGTATTAGCAATAATCATGCCATCTAAAAAACCTCCAAAATGACCGAATAAGTCGGAAAAATGTGTTTTATTTAACACAAAGGGACGAAAAATATGAAGAAATTGTAGCAAAATAGAAACACGCCCAATATGTCTTTGAAGTAAGGTTTTACGTGGAACATTTTTTAGGAAATGGAAATGCATATAAAACGTAACTTTATCGTATTTTTAGCGTCAAAGTGAACAAAGATTGTCTCTCACGAGGTAAATAGATGTTATATTTAGATACACTTGACAACCTGAAAAAAGACAACACACAAAACCAATTCGTCATCTGCCACCAAGCAGTAGACGGTTTGCAGAGTATACTTGAGTTAACTCCAGATACAGAACTGTTACGAAGATGGGAAACAGAGAAACTTGGGTGGGAAGAATTTCAACAAGCCTTCAAAGCGCAGCTGCGCGAGGAATACAGTAAAGGTGAAAAAAGCCGACTCAGAGGTTTGGCAAGTTACTGTCTTGAAAATGATGTTGTCCTCTACTCGCCAGAATCTCCCGGTGAACAAACCTATCGCGCTGTTCTCACTGAGGTGATTAATAGTATATGGGAAGCGACAGGCGAGGCGGCGCGCGCTATCGACCAAGCTGCTGAATCTGTCAATAACGGACTTGCTAAGGTTTATCGAGATACAATGGAACAGATCGCTGATACGTGTGAATATTTACAACCAACTGTCCAAAACCCACATCGCAAATCCTGCCTCTACTGTCGGCATTTAGATGCACAAGTCTATAGCTGCCAGAAGTTAGACAAACTCGTCATTCCGTACAAGTGGCGTTAGAACGACTTTCGTCAAGCATAGCGAGGATACTGGGAGGCACAAGATGTTCAATAGCCTCGTTTCTCTCTAAGAGTTCGCGGGCCTCTGTTGAGGACATATAGGCGTAAAAGTCAGGCAGCAGAAGGCATGAAACGTAGGAAGCATATCGGTGAATTTCGGGTTGGGTCATGAAGGATTCTATTGTCTCGATATCCGCCTCCGCACGATTCGCAACAATAAAACGGGCGGTTCCGAACAGTTCCTCCAATTCCGCGTGAAAATCTGTGTAATATTTCGGATCGAAGATTCTCACTAAGGTGTCATATCCAACAATAAAGTAGAACTCGGTCTCCGGAGGTGAAATCGTTTTTAAAGCGGTGACTTTGTCAATGTACCTGCCATGGCTTGATACACCTACCGAAAACCTCCGATGATCCTTTGTGTACCTTTTGAGGGTCAAGAGCCTCGCAGCAAGCGGTAAACCGAACACCGTCTTATCAACGTTTGCTTTTGCAAGGAGTAGAAGCAGTTCGTCCAATTGGTATTTGGTGAATGTATCCTCTATCATTTTCGTATGTGCGAGGGTCAACGGATTGAAGGAACCTGAAAAAATACCGAGTTTCTTACCGTGTTCAAGGGTTGAGGATGTGGCACGATGAATCAGTTCTATCTGCGGCGGAGCTGTCGGGTCCAGTCGGTTAAAGAGTTCGGTGTACCTTTCGTAGTCCGGATGGTTTTCGCATTTTTGTATCAATAGATTCAAAAGTGAGTTTTCCATTTGCACACCTATTTTCGCTTTCCACGTCCTCAATCTCTACTTCAAGGGTACAGAATTAATCCCTATCAACTTCCGCCTTTTTCGCCTCTTCCCAGATTTCATCTAAACTTTCTAAGTCCTGCGCTTCAAAATTCGTGCCGCGGCGTTCCAATTCCGCTTCCATCCATTTAAAGCGGGTCATAAACTTGCGGTTCGCGTTCCGCAACGTTTCTTCCGCTTGAATTTCCATAAAACGGCACAGATTAACGATAGCAAAAAATAGGTCTCCGAGTTCTGCCGAAATCGCTTCTGGCTTATCTGCGCTGATGCTCACCTTGACCTCTTCAAGTTCTTCATCCACTTTGGCGATAACATCGGCGAGTTTATCCCAATCAAAACCGACACGTGCGGCTCGATTCTGTATCTTCTGGGCGCGGAGAAGTGTAGGAAGCGCGTTCGGAATCCCGTCAAGCACCGATTGCCGGTCCTCGTAGCCTGCCTCTTGGCGTTTGATCTCCTCCCAGTTCTTTACGACCTCGTTTGAATCCTCAACATTAACGTCACCAAAAACATGCGGATGCCGTCGGATCAATTTTTCCGTTAACGTTTCAATCACTGCATAGATGTCAAAATCTTTGTGTTCCGCTGCAATCTGCGCTTGAAGCATGATGTTTAGGAGGAGATCTCCCAATTCCTCTTTCAACTTTTTCGGGTCACCCGTATCGATTGCTTCAAGTGTTTCATAGGTTTCCTCAATGAGTGTG
This is a stretch of genomic DNA from Candidatus Poribacteria bacterium. It encodes these proteins:
- a CDS encoding nicotinate-nicotinamide nucleotide adenylyltransferase, whose protein sequence is MENSLLNLLIQKCENHPDYERYTELFNRLDPTAPPQIELIHRATSSTLEHGKKLGIFSGSFNPLTLAHTKMIEDTFTKYQLDELLLLLAKANVDKTVFGLPLAARLLTLKRYTKDHRRFSVGVSSHGRYIDKVTALKTISPPETEFYFIVGYDTLVRIFDPKYYTDFHAELEELFGTARFIVANRAEADIETIESFMTQPEIHRYASYVSCLLLPDFYAYMSSTEARELLERNEAIEHLVPPSILAMLDESRSNATCTE
- the mazG gene encoding nucleoside triphosphate pyrophosphohydrolase, producing MEKELFEELVDVIATLRSENGCPWDREQTHETLKSTLIEETYETLEAIDTGDPKKLKEELGDLLLNIMLQAQIAAEHKDFDIYAVIETLTEKLIRRHPHVFGDVNVEDSNEVVKNWEEIKRQEAGYEDRQSVLDGIPNALPTLLRAQKIQNRAARVGFDWDKLADVIAKVDEELEEVKVSISADKPEAISAELGDLFFAIVNLCRFMEIQAEETLRNANRKFMTRFKWMEAELERRGTNFEAQDLESLDEIWEEAKKAEVDRD